One window of Candidatus Nitrospira kreftii genomic DNA carries:
- a CDS encoding hypothetical protein (conserved protein of unknown function) gives MVHIRPATEIDFPALLQVQREAFGEYAGIYTLSGWTTETLESLKEDAKEKHIFVAEAEGEIVGSARYWTVAGVCVIRLLSVSPAYRKQGVGKTLILEIEQAATDAHKFYACTMLRTARNIEFFMGLGYKAESLLPNHYDHLDLICFAKYR, from the coding sequence GTGGTTCACATCAGACCGGCAACCGAAATAGATTTTCCTGCACTCCTCCAGGTGCAACGCGAGGCCTTCGGAGAATATGCCGGCATCTACACGCTCAGCGGATGGACCACGGAAACTCTTGAAAGTCTGAAAGAAGATGCGAAAGAAAAGCATATTTTCGTGGCCGAGGCGGAAGGAGAGATCGTCGGTTCCGCGCGCTATTGGACGGTGGCCGGCGTATGCGTGATCCGGTTGCTTTCTGTCAGTCCTGCCTATCGGAAGCAAGGAGTTGGAAAGACACTGATCCTCGAGATTGAACAAGCAGCGACCGATGCCCATAAGTTTTACGCGTGCACCATGCTGCGCACGGCCAGAAACATTGAGTTTTTCATGGGCCTCGGATACAAGGCCGAATCTCTTCTCCCAAACCATTATGATCACCTCGACCTGATCTGCTTTGCCAAATATCGATGA
- a CDS encoding hypothetical protein (conserved protein of unknown function) translates to MYLVVTILEGGAMRHMLVRMIVLCFIMASGATVYAAESGLEPDTLDQQMVLVPAGKFTRGSSHADDEKPVRSIYLNAFYMDKYEVTVGQYARYLKVTDMEEPPDWNIMNQPHHLRRPVVNVTWEDAVNYCKWAGKRLPTEAEWEKAARGTDGRIYPWGNEAPTRLHANYGRKDWDNHQALTPVGSFEAGKSPYGIYDMAGNAWEWVFDWYGNEFYMKGPEKNPIGPARGDTKVVRGGSWLYVPEFLRTSFRFNADPSGQQFGYGFRCAKTP, encoded by the coding sequence ATGTACCTGGTGGTCACAATTTTGGAGGGGGGGGCGATGAGACACATGCTGGTGAGAATGATTGTGTTGTGCTTCATCATGGCTTCGGGGGCGACCGTATATGCCGCAGAAAGCGGATTGGAGCCTGATACGCTGGATCAGCAGATGGTGTTGGTGCCAGCTGGGAAGTTCACAAGAGGAAGCAGTCACGCGGATGATGAAAAACCGGTGCGGAGCATCTATCTCAATGCCTTCTACATGGACAAGTACGAGGTGACGGTGGGACAGTATGCCAGGTATCTGAAGGTGACGGACATGGAGGAGCCACCGGACTGGAACATTATGAATCAACCGCACCATCTGAGACGTCCGGTCGTCAACGTGACCTGGGAGGATGCGGTCAATTACTGCAAATGGGCCGGAAAGCGCCTACCGACGGAAGCAGAGTGGGAGAAGGCGGCGCGAGGAACAGATGGTCGGATCTATCCCTGGGGAAATGAAGCGCCGACTCGACTCCATGCGAATTATGGAAGAAAGGATTGGGATAATCATCAGGCACTAACTCCCGTCGGGTCGTTCGAGGCCGGCAAAAGCCCCTATGGCATCTACGATATGGCTGGTAATGCCTGGGAATGGGTTTTCGATTGGTACGGAAACGAGTTTTACATGAAAGGTCCTGAAAAGAATCCAATCGGGCCAGCAAGGGGCGACACGAAGGTCGTGCGCGGCGGGTCGTGGCTCTATGTTCCTGAATTTCTACGCACTTCGTTCCGTTTCAATGCTGATCCATCAGGTCAGCAGTTCGGCTATGGGTTCCGTTGTGCGAAGACGCCCTGA